TTTGAGCCACTAGAATAGCCTCTCACCATTTTTTTAGGTTTAATATATTCATTTTCTTCACTCATATCAACTGTTTCGGTATGTTCATTAGAGATAGCATCCACAACTTCTTCAACTGTGGTTTCATTTTGCAAATCACTTTGTATCGGTGCTTGATATAACAATACGTTTTCTTCATTTCCATTTGTATAATAAATATCATATCCTTTATTAAACAATGTTATCGGCGTTTGAGAGCCTTTTTCTTGCACGGCTAATTCGTTTAATTCTTTAACAAGAGAAACTCCTATCGTGTCTATATATTGTTCCTCATCTTTTTTTACCATGTAAGTATATACAATCTTTCCATCATAGTATATTGGATATACTGCTGTTCTCTCCTCAATTTTCTCATAAGTATTCAACATACTAATTCCCGAACCTAAAGTATAATCTTCTAGATCTGCTTGACCTTTTCCTTCCGGAAGTAACATTGAAACTATCTTATTAGATACATTATTTTTTGCATACAACTCCATTTCAGAACTTATTTCACCACTTTCAACAGCTAAAACATTATCAGCTATTTCTTGTGCTTCAGCAGCAGAAAAACCAAATAAAGTAACCCAGCAAATCCCTAACAATGTAACCATCCATTTTTTCATTTTAACGCCTTCTTTCTTTTTTATACTTAATATTCATAACAAGTGTTAAAATTATGAATAGTATAGTTTCCATTAGTGAAAATGTTTCTTTGAAGGTGATTAGTTCCGATATTTTTCCCTACTAAACCATTAATCTAAAATAATAATTTACCAAATTTTTCTTTTTAAAAATTAAACATGTCAATATAATCATTATTATAAACAACGTGTTTTATCTAGTCAACATTTCATACGTATACGATTACATGATTTTTGACACTCTCATGTTGCCTTACTTATACATAACAGAGGAGAACCCACAGCAATCAAGAACAGGCTAGGTCATGCCTCAATTACAACAACAATTGATATATATGGACATTTATACCCAAACAAAAATCAATGAGCGATAAACTAGATGATTTACTTTAAAATAACAATAAATTTAAACTAACTTTTTTATAAGTAGTCATTTTTAGGCAATAACATTTTTAGAGCACAAAAAAAGAGAATGCATATTCCATCTTCTAAACGTCCTAAAACGCCGACAGAATACCATTCTCGTGGGTTTGGCACCAAATGGGTCGTAAGGGGCTCGAACCCATGACCCGCTGATTAAGAGTCAGCTGCTCTACCAACTGAGCTAACGACCCAAATAATTAGTACTTAAATATTGTAGCACTTGAAGAGCCTTAATTCAAGAGGAAACGTCAGAGACAACGAAATAAATTGCGAGCGTTTTATCTCATTGTATCTGACCTTTTTTACTCTCCTTGTTCTTTCTTTACAGGGCATGTTGTATGACAATCGTCACAACTCTTGCCTTTTTTAAATCGAGAATAGACAACGTATCCAGCTCCACCAAAAATCAATACTGCTAAAATTAAAGTTGCCATATTCTTACCCTCTTTCTAAAGTTGCCATCGTGACAACTGTTTCTGCTTCTGTTTTTGGTTTTCTAACTAAATAATAACCCATAATAACAACTAGTAGAGCTGCAACAAACACGCCGACACCTACTTGGCCGTTTTCAAAGATAACGTGTCCAAATTGGTAAATGATGAAACTTACTACATATGCTAACCCACATTGATAACCGATCGCTCCCCAGGTCCATTTCCAATCGCCCATTTCTCTGCGAATCGCACCAATTGCTGCAAAGCACGGAGCGCACAATAAATTAAAAACTAAAAATGAATAGGCTGCAACTGGTGTGAATGCACCTTGCAATGCAGACCAAACTTCTACACCATCTTCCGATACTTCCCCTAAATGTCCAAACAAAATACCAAATGTGCCGATGACATTCTCTTTCGCAACCAAACCTGTAATCGTAGCAACTGCTCCTTGCCACGTTCCCCAGCCAAGTGGTGCAAATATTGGCGCAATCACTTTACCTAAGTTTGCTAGAATACT
This genomic stretch from Enterococcus haemoperoxidus ATCC BAA-382 harbors:
- a CDS encoding C47 family peptidase — its product is MKKWMVTLLGICWVTLFGFSAAEAQEIADNVLAVESGEISSEMELYAKNNVSNKIVSMLLPEGKGQADLEDYTLGSGISMLNTYEKIEERTAVYPIYYDGKIVYTYMVKKDEEQYIDTIGVSLVKELNELAVQEKGSQTPITLFNKGYDIYYTNGNEENVLLYQAPIQSDLQNETTVEEVVDAISNEHTETVDMSEENEYIKPKKMVRGYSSGSNYSMIDLKIYENQLQVNGGKNEWCMGYALSAIANTKRSSFYLKAETVMRHFFPKATGQSFYMNGGINMQQAMDYSKSKLGMNPYYVNRPLTLAENRNELNKGNPVFVFAKVEYDTNAKYAYHALVLHGWVNPDKGLNVYYIWNPWYPHTNCIDGGVKSPTLPFPGGKFTWEHSLRNFQ
- a CDS encoding FeoB-associated Cys-rich membrane protein, with translation MATLILAVLIFGGAGYVVYSRFKKGKSCDDCHTTCPVKKEQGE